The following coding sequences lie in one Ostrea edulis chromosome 8, xbOstEdul1.1, whole genome shotgun sequence genomic window:
- the LOC125662078 gene encoding uncharacterized protein LOC125662078 — MVMMYYRVKERLLQLKQFKFTKKKITISEAKSQVLKKVRNMKYFGDIEYAESDGHIMYDVHDIALSLVSEFSIGGGSPNVCTGNFLSNGNFIVANYKSDGNCFIYNKDWQSTEVIDGLRYPVEAIQAGVELLVTCYGTQSIEVFSVDDLRKLRSVNINEAVHGITKHNGACYVACGSKIIKIDMSGKKLRKYKVEGSNNIYISATRDGRLVYSNLSLNTVTAITDQGDTVWQYKHLKMKQPHGLDVDSVGNIFVAARGSDNIHVLSGAGTLLRIIEDILLPVFIKLMEERGICCVCSNFKIVRVYKL; from the coding sequence ATGGTAATGATGTATTACAGAGTGAAAGAGAGGCTCTTGCAGCTGAAACAGTTTAAATTCACAAAGAAAAAGATAACGATATCAGAAGCGAAGTCACAAGTTTTGAAAAAAGTGAGGAATATGAAGTATTTTGGAGATATTGAATATGCTGAGTCTGATGGTCACATCATGTACGATGTACATGACATTGCATTATCTTTAGTTTCTGAATTCAGTATTGGTGGAGGAAGTCCGAATGTGTGCACTGGGAATTTTCTGTCAAATGGTAACTTTATAGTCGCAAATTACAAATCTGATGgcaattgttttatttataacaAAGACTGGCAATCCACAGAAGTCATTGATGGGCTGCGTTATCCTGTTGAAGCAATACAAGCTGGAGTTGAACTACTGGTGACCTGTTATGGAACGCAATCTATAGAAGTCTTTTCTGTGGATGATTTACGTAAACTGCGAAGTGTCAATATAAACGAAGCAGTGCATGGAATAACAAAGCACAATGGGGCGTGTTATGTAGCATGTGGAagtaaaattataaaaattgatATGTCTGGTAAAAAACTTAGAAAATATAAAGTTGAAGGCAGTAATAATATTTACATAAGTGCAACAAGAGATGGACGTCTTGTGTACAGTAACTTGTCCCTTAATACAGTAACCGCCATCACGGACCAGGGAGACACCGTCTGGCAGTACAAACATCTGAAAATGAAACAACCCCATGGACTTGATGTAGACTCTGTCGGTAATATCTTTGTTGCCGCTAGAGGAAGTGACAATATCCACGTGTTGTCTGGTGCTGGTACGCTCCTTAGGATTATTGAGGATATTTTACTGCCAGTGTTTATTAAACTAATGGAGGAGAGGGGTATATGTTGTGTGTGCAGCAATTTCAAAATCGTGAGAGTGTATAAACTGTAG